One Bradyrhizobium sp. ISRA464 genomic window carries:
- a CDS encoding IS110 family transposase yields MGHHTEVFVGIDTSKSRNAIAIAEGGRGGEVRYLGEFSATEATIRKLVAKLAAKCCHLTFCYEAGPTGYGLYRLLKSLGHDCLVVAPSLVPKKAGDRVKTNRRDAVSLAKLLRAGELTAVWVPDERHEAMRDLSRARQAVKKDLQGKRQQISSLMLRLGRIYPGKTTWGPAHMRWLMSQKLEHREQRIAFEELLEGIRQESERMERLEDAIREVVAEWSLAEVVAALQAMRGIDLIAAVGVLAEIGDLSRFQNPRELMGYLGLVPTENSTGDKVKRGGITKAGNGRARRILVEAAWSYRYPPRVSRDKQPKVEAAPRRAREIAWKAQTRLCGRFRSLERKGKRRTVIVTAIARELSAFIWAINRELMPPRQA; encoded by the coding sequence GTGGGTCATCATACCGAGGTCTTTGTCGGAATCGATACGTCAAAATCGCGCAATGCAATAGCCATTGCCGAAGGCGGCCGTGGCGGCGAGGTACGATATCTCGGGGAGTTTTCTGCCACGGAGGCAACGATCCGAAAGCTGGTGGCAAAGCTTGCAGCGAAATGCTGTCATCTGACATTTTGCTACGAAGCAGGGCCGACAGGATATGGCCTCTACAGACTGCTCAAGAGCCTCGGCCATGACTGCCTGGTGGTGGCTCCCTCGCTCGTTCCGAAGAAGGCCGGCGATCGAGTGAAGACGAACCGGCGCGATGCGGTAAGCCTCGCCAAGCTGTTGCGCGCGGGCGAGCTCACCGCGGTGTGGGTGCCGGACGAGCGCCATGAGGCTATGCGCGATCTCTCGCGCGCCCGTCAGGCAGTAAAGAAGGACCTCCAGGGCAAGCGTCAACAGATCTCGTCATTGATGCTGCGGCTGGGACGCATCTATCCGGGCAAGACAACGTGGGGACCAGCCCACATGAGATGGCTGATGTCGCAGAAGCTCGAGCATCGCGAGCAGCGCATCGCATTCGAAGAGTTACTTGAGGGGATACGCCAGGAAAGTGAGCGGATGGAGCGTTTGGAGGATGCCATCCGCGAGGTGGTGGCCGAGTGGTCGCTTGCCGAGGTTGTCGCGGCCCTGCAGGCGATGCGGGGGATTGATCTCATTGCGGCTGTGGGGGTGCTGGCCGAGATCGGTGATCTCTCCCGCTTTCAAAATCCGCGCGAGCTGATGGGCTATCTGGGTCTGGTGCCCACGGAAAACTCGACTGGTGACAAGGTCAAGCGAGGCGGCATCACCAAAGCCGGTAATGGGCGGGCGCGACGTATTCTTGTGGAGGCGGCCTGGAGCTATCGATATCCGCCGCGCGTGAGCCGAGACAAGCAGCCAAAGGTGGAGGCCGCACCGAGACGCGCGCGAGAGATTGCGTGGAAAGCGCAAACCAGATTGTGCGGACGCTTCCGCTCACTCGAGCGGAAGGGCAAGCGGCGAACCGTAATCGTCACGGCGATTGCCCGAGAGCTATCCGCCTTCATTTGGGCAATCAATCGCGAGCTCATGCCACCTCGACAGGCGTAA
- a CDS encoding IS110 family transposase, with protein sequence MSRNLNTAVAVIGIDIGKNSFHLVGHDHRGAIVLRQKWSRSQVERRLANFPPCLIGMEACVGAHHLSRKLQMLGHDARLMPAKDVRPYSKGQKNDFRDAEAIAEAVQRPTMKFVATKTADQLDLQALHRVRDRLVSQRTGVINQIRAFLLERGIAVRQGLHSLRSELPGILATRTDVLSPRMLRIIEDLAGDWRRLDARIEGLSSEIETLARQDKACERLMTVPGIGPLISSAMVAAIGSGDVFSKGRDFGAWLGLVPKQISTGDRTILGKISRRGNRYLRALFVQAAWVVLVRVKCWERYGLKSWIEAAKKRLHHNVLAIALANKLARIAWAVLNKGRAFECVKAEETAS encoded by the coding sequence ATGTCTCGGAACCTCAACACAGCGGTCGCCGTGATCGGCATCGATATCGGCAAGAACTCGTTCCACCTCGTAGGTCATGATCACCGCGGTGCCATCGTGCTGCGGCAGAAGTGGTCACGCAGCCAGGTGGAAAGACGGCTCGCCAACTTCCCGCCCTGCTTGATCGGGATGGAGGCTTGCGTCGGCGCGCATCACCTCAGTCGCAAGCTCCAAATGCTCGGCCACGACGCTCGCTTGATGCCGGCGAAAGACGTGCGCCCGTATTCGAAAGGACAGAAGAATGACTTCCGAGATGCGGAAGCCATCGCCGAGGCTGTCCAACGCCCGACCATGAAATTCGTCGCAACCAAGACAGCCGATCAGCTCGACCTTCAGGCGCTGCACCGCGTCCGCGATCGATTGGTCAGTCAGCGTACCGGCGTCATCAATCAGATCCGTGCGTTTCTGCTGGAGCGGGGCATCGCCGTACGCCAAGGCCTGCATTCCCTGCGATCCGAGTTGCCGGGTATCCTCGCGACGCGCACCGATGTGCTCTCGCCTCGCATGTTACGCATCATCGAGGATCTGGCGGGCGACTGGCGCCGGCTGGATGCGCGTATCGAGGGGCTGTCTAGCGAGATCGAAACGCTGGCTCGTCAAGATAAGGCTTGCGAGCGACTGATGACAGTGCCCGGCATTGGACCGCTTATCTCGAGTGCAATGGTCGCCGCGATTGGCAGTGGAGACGTGTTCTCGAAAGGCCGCGACTTCGGCGCCTGGCTTGGACTGGTGCCGAAGCAGATATCGACCGGCGACCGCACGATCCTCGGCAAGATATCAAGGCGCGGCAATCGCTACCTACGCGCGCTGTTCGTCCAAGCCGCATGGGTGGTGCTGGTCAGGGTGAAGTGCTGGGAGCGCTACGGCCTCAAATCTTGGATCGAAGCTGCCAAGAAGCGATTGCATCACAACGTGCTGGCGATTGCGCTCGCCAACAAGCTCGCCCGGATCGCCTGGGCGGTTCTCAACAAAGGACGTGCCTTCGAGTGCGTCAAGGCTGAGGAGACGGCGTCCTGA
- a CDS encoding dihydrodipicolinate synthase family protein, translating into MIDLKGLSAFPITPSARDGRVDVGALGALVEPLIAAKVDSVGLLGSTGSYPYLGRDERRRAVQAAVRLAEGRTPILVGIGALRTDETVRLAQDARDAGAGAGLLAPVSYTPLTDDEVFEHFQTVVRESRLPICIYDNPGTTHFRFTPALIGRLSRVDGIVAVKSPAPDPAAVSGHVAELRAVVPSGFSLGYSADWNCTEALLAGGETWYSVLAGIFPKICLDIVRAATSGNAAEARRLNQRLQPIWDLFKTFSSLRVVYAIANLRGICAAEPPRPIMPLPAEGQKRVEETMAGMQIDFG; encoded by the coding sequence ATGATCGATCTGAAGGGACTTTCCGCCTTTCCAATCACGCCATCAGCTCGAGACGGGCGGGTCGACGTCGGTGCTCTCGGAGCCTTGGTAGAACCCCTGATTGCCGCGAAGGTGGATTCGGTTGGGCTGCTCGGGAGCACGGGCTCATATCCGTATCTTGGGCGCGACGAGCGGCGACGTGCCGTCCAGGCGGCGGTCCGCCTGGCAGAAGGGCGGACGCCGATATTGGTCGGGATCGGCGCGCTCCGGACCGACGAGACTGTGAGATTGGCCCAGGATGCACGCGATGCCGGCGCGGGGGCAGGGCTTTTGGCGCCCGTTTCCTATACGCCACTGACGGATGACGAAGTTTTCGAGCATTTCCAAACGGTAGTGCGTGAGAGCCGGTTGCCGATTTGCATCTACGACAATCCCGGCACGACGCATTTCCGCTTCACGCCGGCCCTGATCGGTCGTTTGAGCCGCGTCGATGGAATCGTCGCGGTGAAGAGTCCTGCGCCGGACCCTGCTGCCGTATCGGGCCATGTCGCGGAATTGCGAGCCGTCGTCCCGAGTGGCTTCTCCTTGGGTTACAGCGCCGACTGGAATTGCACTGAGGCGCTGCTGGCCGGCGGCGAGACCTGGTACAGCGTTCTCGCAGGAATTTTCCCGAAGATCTGCCTCGACATCGTCCGCGCTGCGACGAGCGGCAACGCCGCAGAGGCGCGACGGCTCAACCAGCGCCTGCAACCGATCTGGGACCTGTTCAAGACGTTCTCGAGCCTGCGTGTGGTTTACGCAATCGCCAATCTCAGAGGAATCTGTGCAGCGGAGCCTCCGCGCCCGATCATGCCGCTGCCTGCGGAAGGGCAGAAGAGAGTCGAGGAGACAATGGCCGGAATGCAGATCGATTTTGGTTGA
- a CDS encoding cupin domain-containing protein — MTSMVATLSLPFVRPPRPVSLAIVAGLACAMAIGKAVPISMDAISSAVTPLCAAANAASPLDKVEVISSHALPDVPGKRVTVVRVFYGPGGFTPPHRHAGSVTAYITKGEIRSQLGGGPVETFKVGQSFFEPPGSTHVVSANASTTEPAELIAVFVADEGAQLTTMLE, encoded by the coding sequence ATGACGTCGATGGTAGCGACACTGTCTCTTCCATTCGTCCGACCGCCGCGGCCGGTTTCGCTCGCAATCGTCGCGGGACTGGCCTGCGCCATGGCGATCGGCAAGGCCGTGCCGATTTCGATGGACGCGATCTCCTCGGCGGTGACGCCGCTGTGCGCAGCCGCGAACGCAGCGTCTCCGCTCGACAAGGTCGAGGTCATCAGCTCGCATGCATTGCCGGATGTCCCGGGCAAGCGCGTCACGGTGGTGCGCGTGTTCTACGGTCCCGGCGGATTTACGCCTCCGCATCGCCACGCCGGCTCGGTGACGGCCTACATCACCAAGGGCGAAATCCGCTCTCAACTCGGCGGCGGGCCGGTTGAGACGTTCAAGGTCGGCCAGTCCTTCTTCGAGCCGCCGGGCTCCACCCACGTCGTCTCGGCCAATGCGAGCACGACGGAGCCGGCGGAATTGATCGCGGTGTTCGTGGCCGACGAGGGCGCACAACTGACCACGATGCTCGAATAA
- a CDS encoding carboxymuconolactone decarboxylase family protein — MSHGRKEYTDFEKLAPDVFAVVRSLGQFAAKAGLDKQLLELVKLRASQINGCAFCVQYHILQGENLGIPADKLNLVVVWREAPQFSARERAALAWTEALTTLPNGVSDEVYAQATAEFPEPELTYLTSAIASINVWNRFGAAYRWTPPARKQTANDAAS, encoded by the coding sequence ATGTCACATGGTCGTAAGGAATACACTGATTTCGAGAAGCTCGCGCCCGATGTGTTCGCCGTCGTGCGTTCACTCGGGCAGTTTGCGGCAAAGGCCGGACTCGACAAGCAGCTGCTCGAGCTCGTCAAGCTTCGCGCCTCGCAGATCAACGGCTGCGCCTTTTGCGTACAGTATCACATCCTGCAGGGCGAGAACCTCGGCATTCCCGCCGACAAGCTGAACCTTGTCGTGGTGTGGCGCGAGGCGCCGCAATTCTCGGCGCGCGAGCGCGCCGCGCTGGCCTGGACCGAAGCGTTGACGACGCTGCCGAACGGCGTGAGCGACGAGGTTTATGCGCAGGCGACCGCGGAGTTCCCTGAGCCGGAGCTGACTTATCTCACCTCGGCGATCGCATCGATCAACGTCTGGAACCGGTTCGGCGCGGCCTATCGCTGGACGCCGCCGGCGCGGAAGCAGACGGCGAACGATGCTGCATCGTAA
- a CDS encoding MarR family transcriptional regulator has product MAEMRKRGKSAAAGKRPARGRTGRRHAGDRKAPAAAPALAVPPPPGQGKRGEQGYLGYLLRQAQAASRLSMERALARLGVTTPQFVVLTMLKAYPGLSGADLARVAILTPQTVNVIIRNLERDGAIRKTPHPVHGRVLQWTLTRRGTILLAQCRRHAQALERRLSAGLSAQAEQVVRRWLSKIATDLQDS; this is encoded by the coding sequence ATGGCCGAGATGCGAAAACGCGGAAAATCCGCCGCCGCCGGAAAGCGGCCCGCGAGAGGCCGGACCGGAAGAAGGCATGCGGGAGACCGAAAAGCGCCTGCGGCAGCGCCGGCCCTCGCCGTCCCCCCACCACCCGGCCAGGGCAAACGCGGCGAGCAGGGCTATCTCGGCTATCTGCTTCGCCAGGCCCAGGCGGCGTCGCGGCTGTCGATGGAGCGCGCGCTCGCCCGCCTCGGCGTCACCACGCCGCAATTCGTCGTCCTCACCATGCTGAAAGCCTATCCGGGCCTCTCCGGCGCGGACCTCGCGCGGGTCGCGATCCTGACGCCTCAGACCGTCAACGTGATCATCCGCAACCTCGAGCGCGACGGCGCAATCCGCAAGACGCCGCACCCCGTTCACGGCCGGGTGCTGCAATGGACGCTGACCCGCCGTGGAACCATCCTGCTCGCGCAATGCCGCCGCCACGCCCAGGCATTGGAGCGGCGGCTGTCCGCAGGCCTTTCCGCCCAGGCGGAACAGGTGGTCCGGCGCTGGCTGTCAAAAATCGCCACAGATTTGCAGGATAGCTAG
- a CDS encoding lytic murein transglycosylase — protein sequence MKQLDSPNSPARRAVLKAGLAAGAVFVNPLRAFAAAPPGFDQWRDNFRGRALAKGISDATWNRCMARVEPDMSVFRQMRNQPEFHEQIWQYINRRVSDWRIIHGREALRKHEALFARIERDFGVERGTLLALWGVESAYGDPLVQQNHMTPVFPSLAALAWNEPRRKAYWETELINAMKIVQRGWSTPEEMRGSWAGAMGHSQWMPEVWLNVGFDYDGDGKVSPFGRPDDALGSTAKYLVNRGKWRRGEHWGYEVRAPGGGAGGSRSYAAWANAGVTRADGHPFPQPNASAQLWIPVQGGPAFLLGPNFYSVKSYNPSMNYALAICHLGDRCLGGPPFIQPFPGSERALTLAEVQEMQTRLTKAGFDTGGTDGRVGNDTMKAIKDYQIRTGLQPADGYGGLKVLARLRQGG from the coding sequence ATGAAACAGCTTGATTCTCCGAACTCCCCTGCCCGCCGTGCCGTCCTGAAGGCGGGTCTTGCCGCGGGCGCGGTGTTCGTCAATCCGCTGCGCGCGTTTGCGGCCGCTCCTCCGGGCTTTGACCAGTGGCGCGACAATTTTCGCGGCCGCGCGCTGGCGAAGGGCATCTCGGACGCGACCTGGAACCGCTGCATGGCGCGGGTCGAGCCCGACATGAGCGTGTTCAGGCAGATGCGCAATCAGCCTGAATTCCACGAGCAGATCTGGCAGTACATCAACCGCCGCGTCTCCGATTGGCGCATCATCCATGGCCGCGAGGCGCTCCGGAAACATGAGGCGCTGTTCGCCCGGATCGAACGCGACTTCGGCGTCGAGCGCGGCACATTGCTGGCGCTATGGGGTGTCGAGTCCGCCTATGGCGATCCGCTGGTGCAGCAGAACCACATGACGCCGGTCTTTCCCTCCCTTGCCGCGCTCGCCTGGAACGAGCCGCGCCGCAAGGCTTATTGGGAGACCGAGCTGATCAACGCGATGAAGATCGTCCAGCGTGGCTGGAGCACGCCGGAAGAGATGCGCGGCTCCTGGGCCGGCGCGATGGGCCATTCGCAGTGGATGCCGGAAGTCTGGCTCAATGTCGGCTTCGACTATGACGGCGACGGCAAGGTCTCGCCGTTCGGCCGGCCCGACGACGCGCTGGGATCGACCGCGAAATACCTCGTCAATCGCGGCAAGTGGCGCCGCGGCGAGCATTGGGGCTACGAGGTCCGTGCGCCCGGCGGCGGTGCCGGCGGCAGCCGCAGCTATGCGGCCTGGGCGAACGCCGGCGTGACGCGCGCCGACGGACATCCGTTCCCGCAGCCGAATGCATCGGCACAACTCTGGATTCCGGTCCAGGGCGGACCGGCGTTCCTGCTCGGACCGAACTTCTATTCGGTCAAGAGCTACAACCCCTCGATGAACTACGCGCTGGCGATCTGCCATCTCGGCGATCGCTGCCTCGGCGGACCGCCCTTCATCCAGCCGTTCCCCGGCTCGGAGCGCGCGCTGACGCTGGCGGAAGTGCAGGAGATGCAGACGCGCCTGACCAAGGCCGGCTTCGACACGGGCGGCACCGACGGCCGCGTCGGCAATGACACCATGAAGGCTATCAAGGACTATCAGATCAGGACCGGCCTTCAGCCCGCCGACGGCTATGGCGGGCTGAAGGTGCTGGCGCGGCTACGCCAGGGTGGCTAG
- a CDS encoding glucose 1-dehydrogenase yields MSGQVEGKVALVTGGASGIGAAIVELLAQEGATVVATDIDELNGPELAARLRNAGRDVSFLAQDVTSEERWIEVVAEIGKRHGRLDVMVSNAGIGIGVPSIVEMSLQDWRRQTAINLDGVFLSVKHSLPLMRKHGGGSIIMMSSLAGLRGSANLAGYCATKGGVRLFAKAIAMECAQVGDGIRVNSVHPGIIDTPIWGKIPTGAAGAGQNAPIDPEERARFAAPLGRAGQAIEIAQGVLYLASDASRYVTGTELVIDGGMNAGGVVRQQ; encoded by the coding sequence ATGTCAGGACAGGTTGAAGGCAAGGTCGCGCTGGTGACCGGCGGCGCGTCGGGCATCGGCGCGGCGATCGTGGAGTTGCTGGCGCAGGAGGGCGCGACCGTCGTCGCGACCGACATCGACGAGTTGAACGGGCCTGAGCTTGCCGCGCGCCTCAGGAACGCCGGTCGCGACGTGAGCTTCCTGGCGCAGGACGTCACCAGCGAGGAGCGCTGGATCGAAGTCGTCGCCGAGATCGGCAAGCGGCATGGCCGGCTCGACGTGATGGTGTCCAACGCGGGAATCGGCATCGGCGTGCCTTCGATCGTCGAGATGTCGCTGCAGGATTGGCGCCGGCAGACTGCGATCAATCTCGACGGCGTCTTCCTGTCGGTGAAGCATTCCTTGCCGCTGATGCGCAAGCATGGCGGCGGCTCGATCATCATGATGTCGTCGCTCGCCGGCCTCCGCGGTTCGGCAAACCTCGCCGGCTACTGCGCGACCAAGGGCGGCGTGCGGCTGTTTGCCAAGGCGATCGCGATGGAGTGCGCGCAAGTTGGCGACGGCATCCGCGTCAACTCCGTGCATCCGGGTATCATCGACACGCCGATCTGGGGCAAGATCCCGACCGGTGCGGCTGGCGCCGGCCAGAATGCGCCGATCGATCCCGAGGAGCGCGCCAGATTTGCGGCGCCGCTTGGCCGTGCCGGGCAGGCGATCGAGATCGCGCAGGGCGTGCTCTATCTGGCCTCGGACGCGTCGCGCTATGTGACCGGCACCGAGCTCGTCATCGACGGCGGGATGAACGCCGGCGGAGTCGTGCGGCAGCAGTGA
- the recJ gene encoding single-stranded-DNA-specific exonuclease RecJ, whose translation MTLHASALPVEAPPAFLGVTRSLTGKFWRDRLDARGAARALAIVQRHNLPEMLARVLAGRDVGIDAVPDFLDPTIRKLMPDPHTVTDMETAAKRIADAAQHGEKVAIFGDYDVDGATSAALLAWHLRHCGLDPLIHIPDRLFEGYGPNSEAVRALAAKGATLLVTVDCGTTSIEPLAEAKKLGMSVVVIDHHQTGDQLPEVDALVNPNRPDDLSGLGHLAAVGLVLVTLVAVNRELRQRGFWTSEMPEPDLLGMLHHVALGTVADVAPLIGLNRAFVAKGLIAMRRRDHLGHTALMDVSRLNGPPEAWHLGFMLGPRINAGGRIGRADLGVRLLLEGDVSEAARIAAELDRLNTERRVIEQAAEAQAEAEALASLGLEDKGAVIVTAAEGWHPGVVGLVAARLKEKFARPAFAIALEPGGIGTGSGRSIGGVDLGKAVRQAVHDGLLMKGGGHAMAAGVTLRKEKLAEFRAYLENALAADVANSRHENELFIDGAVTARAVTPEFAATLNRAGPFGSANPEPVIALPSHQLVYADEVGQAHLRLRFKSGDGSIVNGIAFRSVGQTLGSALTQNRGQQLHVAGSLAVDRWQGTERVQFRVLDVAVPDQGPAVIR comes from the coding sequence ATGACGCTCCACGCATCCGCACTGCCCGTCGAGGCGCCGCCGGCGTTCCTCGGCGTGACGCGGTCCTTGACTGGAAAATTCTGGCGCGACCGGCTGGATGCACGCGGAGCGGCGCGGGCGCTCGCGATCGTCCAGCGCCACAATCTGCCGGAAATGCTGGCGCGCGTGCTGGCGGGGCGCGATGTCGGGATCGATGCGGTCCCCGACTTCCTCGATCCGACCATTCGCAAGCTGATGCCCGATCCTCATACCGTGACCGACATGGAGACGGCGGCCAAGCGCATTGCGGACGCGGCACAGCACGGCGAGAAGGTCGCGATCTTCGGCGACTATGACGTCGACGGCGCGACCTCGGCGGCGCTGCTCGCCTGGCATCTGCGCCATTGCGGACTGGACCCGCTGATCCACATTCCCGACCGCCTGTTCGAAGGCTATGGGCCAAACTCCGAGGCCGTCCGCGCGCTGGCGGCGAAGGGCGCGACACTGCTCGTCACGGTCGACTGCGGCACCACCAGCATCGAGCCGCTGGCCGAAGCGAAGAAGCTCGGAATGTCGGTCGTCGTGATCGACCACCACCAGACCGGCGATCAGTTGCCCGAGGTCGATGCGCTGGTGAATCCGAACCGGCCCGACGATCTCTCGGGCCTCGGTCATCTCGCGGCTGTCGGTCTCGTGCTGGTGACGCTGGTGGCGGTGAACCGCGAACTGCGGCAGCGCGGGTTCTGGACCAGCGAGATGCCGGAGCCCGATCTGCTCGGCATGCTGCACCATGTTGCGCTCGGCACAGTCGCCGACGTCGCGCCGCTGATCGGGCTCAACCGCGCCTTTGTGGCCAAGGGCCTGATCGCGATGCGCCGCCGTGATCACCTCGGCCACACCGCGCTGATGGATGTGTCGCGGCTGAACGGCCCGCCGGAAGCCTGGCATCTCGGCTTCATGCTGGGACCGCGCATCAATGCCGGCGGCCGCATCGGGCGCGCCGATCTCGGCGTGCGCCTGCTGCTGGAAGGCGACGTGTCGGAGGCGGCGCGGATTGCCGCCGAGCTCGATCGTCTCAACACCGAGCGCCGCGTGATCGAGCAGGCGGCCGAGGCGCAGGCCGAAGCCGAGGCGCTGGCGTCGCTCGGGCTCGAGGACAAGGGCGCGGTGATCGTCACCGCGGCGGAAGGCTGGCACCCCGGCGTGGTCGGACTGGTGGCCGCGCGGCTGAAGGAGAAATTCGCGCGCCCCGCCTTTGCGATCGCGCTCGAACCGGGCGGCATCGGCACGGGATCGGGCCGCTCGATCGGCGGCGTCGATCTCGGCAAGGCGGTGCGGCAGGCGGTGCACGACGGTCTCCTCATGAAGGGCGGCGGTCACGCGATGGCCGCCGGCGTGACGCTGCGCAAGGAGAAGCTCGCCGAATTCCGCGCCTACCTCGAGAACGCGCTCGCTGCCGACGTCGCCAACTCGCGCCACGAGAACGAGCTCTTCATCGACGGCGCGGTGACCGCGCGCGCCGTGACGCCCGAGTTCGCCGCAACACTGAACCGCGCGGGTCCGTTCGGCAGCGCCAATCCGGAGCCGGTGATCGCGCTGCCGTCGCATCAGCTCGTCTATGCCGACGAGGTCGGTCAGGCGCATCTGAGGCTGCGCTTCAAGTCGGGCGACGGCTCCATCGTGAATGGTATCGCATTCCGCTCCGTCGGACAGACGCTCGGCAGCGCCTTGACGCAAAATCGCGGCCAGCAACTGCACGTGGCGGGCTCCCTTGCAGTCGACCGTTGGCAGGGTACCGAACGTGTGCAATTCCGTGTGCTCGACGTCGCGGTGCCGGATCAGGGCCCGGCGGTGATCAGATAA